A part of Bacillus thuringiensis genomic DNA contains:
- a CDS encoding AbrB/MazE/SpoVT family DNA-binding domain-containing protein: MKSTGVTRKVDELGRIVLPKELRTTLGIAEKDPIEIFVEDEKIILQKYKSYDACAITGDISEKNISLAHGKIVLSPEGAELLIKEIQQQLVK, translated from the coding sequence ATGAAATCAACAGGTGTTACAAGAAAAGTAGATGAATTAGGGCGAATTGTTCTTCCGAAAGAGTTAAGAACAACGTTAGGAATTGCAGAAAAAGATCCTATAGAAATATTTGTAGAAGATGAGAAGATTATTTTACAAAAATATAAATCTTATGATGCTTGTGCAATAACTGGTGATATTTCAGAAAAAAATATATCATTAGCACATGGTAAAATTGTTCTTAGTCCAGAAGGGGCTGAACTTTTAATTAAGGAAATCCAGCAGCAATTAGTTAAATAA
- a CDS encoding helix-turn-helix transcriptional regulator — protein MSHLSKRLAELRKKRGYTQADISHRLNIARTTYANWEYGKADPDADSIMRIAELHNISIDELFGRNNPLESKLESIKVALADMPAEKQQEALDVLIDYTYFIKKHFLS, from the coding sequence ATGTCCCATTTAAGCAAACGACTTGCTGAATTGCGAAAAAAACGAGGATATACACAAGCCGATATATCACATCGCCTAAACATCGCCCGTACTACTTATGCAAATTGGGAATATGGAAAAGCTGATCCTGATGCAGATTCGATAATGCGGATTGCAGAGCTACACAATATCTCCATAGATGAATTGTTCGGAAGAAATAATCCTCTAGAAAGTAAATTAGAATCCATTAAAGTAGCATTAGCAGATATGCCTGCTGAAAAGCAACAAGAAGCGCTAGATGTTCTTATTGATTATACATATTTCATTAAGAAGCACTTTCTATCATAA
- a CDS encoding tyrosine-type recombinase/integrase, translating into MNIINYEHNNQIVKSKSDFFDSSHFEKIMGLGIRNIDYSQLSEESLVYLFLHDEPSLTKKRSERTKQQYLHDLSHFLRYIKEKIGTIRELSHNDMEIYFYELSKKYAATTLRKKKTVVQQFLKYVHDNNGLSDNFSSRLKKVSVKKEELVNRDLYPEEVTQILDELKKSNYFVYTAFFLLTTTGLRIEEIATAKWADLVFHSSLSAYLLRVVGKGNKSREVRIFEDTLDALCHVRSLRKQTTELDASSTSAFLPKADGSNYRADYLSSLVAEKIEEINLDFLRYRQDRITPHTCRHFMANYLMEKGVELKKIRDYLGHESIMTTERYLRERTRRQNLATIDIGNSLF; encoded by the coding sequence TTGAATATTATAAATTATGAACATAATAACCAAATTGTAAAATCAAAATCAGATTTTTTTGATAGCAGTCATTTTGAAAAAATTATGGGTTTGGGTATCCGTAATATTGACTACTCCCAATTAAGTGAAGAATCATTAGTTTATTTATTTTTACACGATGAGCCTTCTTTAACGAAAAAAAGAAGTGAGCGAACAAAACAACAGTATCTTCACGATCTTTCTCATTTTCTTCGCTACATAAAAGAAAAAATCGGAACCATCCGGGAGTTATCCCATAATGATATGGAAATCTACTTCTATGAATTAAGTAAGAAATATGCTGCGACCACATTACGTAAAAAGAAAACAGTAGTTCAGCAGTTTTTAAAATATGTGCATGATAACAACGGACTCTCAGACAACTTTAGTAGTCGTCTTAAAAAAGTATCTGTTAAAAAAGAAGAGCTAGTCAATCGTGACCTTTATCCAGAAGAAGTTACCCAGATATTAGATGAACTGAAAAAATCCAACTATTTTGTTTACACTGCATTTTTTCTGTTAACTACAACAGGACTACGAATCGAAGAAATCGCAACTGCAAAATGGGCAGATTTGGTCTTTCATTCATCTTTAAGTGCCTATCTACTTCGTGTTGTTGGTAAAGGGAATAAAAGTAGGGAAGTTCGTATCTTTGAAGATACATTGGATGCTTTATGCCATGTTCGAAGTTTACGCAAACAAACAACAGAACTAGATGCATCGAGTACCTCCGCTTTTCTCCCTAAAGCTGATGGATCAAATTATCGAGCGGACTATCTCTCTTCTCTTGTGGCCGAAAAAATAGAAGAAATAAATTTAGATTTTCTGCGTTACCGACAAGATAGAATCACTCCTCACACTTGTAGGCATTTCATGGCTAATTACTTAATGGAAAAGGGTGTTGAACTAAAAAAAATAAGGGACTATTTAGGGCATGAATCTATCATGACTACAGAACGTTATTTAAGAGAGCGTACAAGACGTCAAAACTTGGCCACAATAGATATAGGAAATTCATTATTTTAG
- a CDS encoding helix-turn-helix domain-containing protein: MDYLSLEEVCDRVGLTKNQLGYLIKYKQIEPINLATWKADGGYRFEQEDVKKLEELYKDSLTLKEAAEFLNKSKTYVHNAAKDGILPFKEIAKGKSTERLYLKSDLEIFKERIENRSKEESKEKKQHLSLYLDEKVLEAIKKKAEMKGYNGYKKFAEDILTAEVKEDIEE; the protein is encoded by the coding sequence ATGGACTATTTATCTTTAGAAGAGGTATGCGATAGGGTAGGTTTAACCAAAAATCAATTAGGCTATTTAATTAAGTATAAACAGATCGAACCTATCAATCTGGCTACCTGGAAAGCAGATGGCGGATATCGTTTTGAGCAAGAAGACGTAAAAAAGCTAGAGGAATTATACAAAGACTCTTTAACATTAAAAGAGGCAGCTGAATTTCTAAATAAATCTAAGACTTACGTTCATAATGCGGCTAAAGATGGGATATTGCCCTTTAAAGAGATTGCTAAAGGGAAATCTACTGAACGATTATACTTAAAATCCGATTTGGAAATTTTCAAAGAAAGAATTGAAAATAGATCAAAAGAGGAGTCGAAAGAAAAAAAGCAGCATTTAAGTCTATACCTTGATGAAAAGGTATTGGAAGCAATAAAGAAAAAGGCTGAAATGAAAGGGTATAATGGCTACAAGAAGTTTGCTGAAGACATTTTAACCGCAGAAGTAAAAGAAGACATAGAAGAATAG
- a CDS encoding WXG100 family type VII secretion target, giving the protein MGQVRVDPDKLEAAANSMSRNRESMESVIRELLQVTFELQMSWEGMAYQRFFDEFFSKKRSMDDLVKHLHHTELELKKAAKTFREADEKAFGDFNQMGKLWDAFQRGSGKAAGDTIFDPLKKGWNKTSDFFGNLVDDPMDALEDAKYGLTDFVESSIDDMKEEFRDKYEFMKDMWNNPIGTLKHELDEEVQEMYAIRNVLSDWYVENIKYGDAESITESVAYGANNLAFFGLVTRGAGAVGNSARWRKNLSSMSKFQLENRLEPAFAYGKIDYKVDTIRPSDTYMFAKTSSAVKRKTPGTVTSSFNLERSLGTQKKLMYNDGAIGIIPQEVREKLVGREFKSFDDFREEFWKTLSDSSYAKEFSPMNIKLMKQGKAPYSPRAEHYGNHNKYILHHKQPIDKGGDVYNLDNLIIVSPKMHQNVLDPAYHFGNKGL; this is encoded by the coding sequence TTGGGACAAGTACGTGTTGACCCAGATAAATTAGAAGCAGCTGCGAATTCCATGTCACGAAATAGAGAGTCTATGGAAAGTGTAATTCGAGAGCTTTTACAAGTCACGTTCGAATTACAGATGTCTTGGGAAGGGATGGCATATCAACGGTTTTTCGATGAATTTTTCTCAAAAAAGAGGAGTATGGATGATTTAGTTAAGCATTTACATCATACTGAACTCGAACTAAAGAAGGCTGCGAAAACATTCCGTGAAGCGGATGAGAAAGCGTTTGGGGATTTTAATCAGATGGGCAAGCTATGGGACGCCTTTCAGCGAGGAAGCGGGAAGGCTGCAGGAGACACTATTTTTGATCCATTAAAAAAAGGGTGGAACAAAACATCCGACTTTTTCGGAAACTTGGTGGATGATCCAATGGACGCATTGGAAGATGCAAAATATGGACTTACGGACTTTGTAGAGAGTTCTATTGATGATATGAAAGAGGAATTTAGAGATAAATACGAATTTATGAAAGATATGTGGAATAATCCTATTGGAACATTAAAACATGAGTTGGACGAGGAAGTCCAAGAGATGTATGCTATACGAAATGTTTTATCAGATTGGTATGTGGAGAACATAAAATATGGAGATGCAGAAAGTATCACGGAATCAGTAGCATACGGAGCGAATAATTTAGCTTTCTTTGGACTTGTCACAAGAGGTGCGGGTGCTGTAGGTAATAGTGCGAGATGGAGAAAAAATTTATCATCTATGTCCAAGTTTCAGTTAGAAAATCGTTTAGAACCAGCTTTCGCTTATGGTAAGATAGATTATAAAGTTGATACTATTAGACCATCAGATACATATATGTTTGCAAAAACTTCAAGTGCGGTAAAAAGAAAGACCCCAGGTACAGTGACCTCAAGTTTTAACCTCGAACGAAGTTTAGGTACCCAAAAGAAGTTAATGTATAATGATGGTGCTATTGGTATTATTCCGCAAGAAGTTCGAGAAAAATTAGTAGGAAGAGAATTCAAATCTTTTGACGATTTTAGAGAAGAATTTTGGAAAACACTTTCTGATTCGAGCTATGCTAAAGAATTTAGTCCTATGAATATAAAACTTATGAAACAAGGTAAGGCACCTTACTCACCACGAGCAGAACATTATGGGAACCATAATAAATATATACTACATCATAAACAGCCTATTGATAAAGGTGGAGATGTCTATAATCTTGATAATCTAATAATTGTATCTCCTAAAATGCATCAAAACGTTTTAGATCCCGCATACCATTTCGGGAACAAAGGGCTATAA
- a CDS encoding bacteriocin immunity protein produces the protein MTCKMTKTELLELVKKIYDLDLPEDEHSNYVHQFNNSGVPHPAPSDLIFWNDEELTPEEVVEIAWNYKEEKK, from the coding sequence ATGACATGTAAAATGACGAAAACAGAACTGCTTGAGCTTGTAAAAAAAATTTATGATCTTGATTTACCTGAAGATGAACACAGTAACTATGTTCATCAATTTAATAACTCTGGTGTACCTCACCCTGCTCCAAGTGATTTAATTTTTTGGAATGATGAAGAATTGACTCCCGAAGAAGTAGTAGAAATAGCATGGAATTACAAAGAAGAAAAAAAGTAG